In Rhodamnia argentea isolate NSW1041297 chromosome 4, ASM2092103v1, whole genome shotgun sequence, the following proteins share a genomic window:
- the LOC125314724 gene encoding LOW QUALITY PROTEIN: cytosolic sulfotransferase 12-like (The sequence of the model RefSeq protein was modified relative to this genomic sequence to represent the inferred CDS: inserted 1 base in 1 codon), with translation MQASQSPPSDDVRYLRDDDMPQAVKDLVSSLPSEENWVTNTLRLYQGFWFPSWRLNGIVNCQNHFQAHPSDILLVTNPKSGTTWLKAILFALLNRAKYSNSDSQRRHPLLTQNSHELVPHLEDKLYLEQENPDLSALAXPRLFATHLPYSSLPQSVSDSKCKLVYLVRNAKDTFISMWHFLNKMRPEEKGQISIQECLDKFCRGVSRYGPYWDHVLGYHKASLEKPEKVLFVTYEQMKLDPHAHVRRLADFVGCPFSEEELRDRTVEGILRMCSFDNLRALEVNKSGKLWNGVESKWFFRRGEVGDWVNYMSAEMGERIDGVVDEKLHGSGLNL, from the exons atgcaAGCCTCTCAATCTCCTCCTTCAGACGATGTAAGGTACTTGCGAGACGATGACATGCCGCAAGCAGTCAAGGACTTGGTCTCCTCTCTCCCTTCAGAAGAAAACTGGGTCACCAACACTCTTCGCTTGTACCAAGGCTTCTGGTTCCCCTCTTGGCGGTTGAATGGCATCGTCAATTGCCAAAACCACTTCCAAGCTCACCCCTCTGACATCCTCCTCGTCACCAACCCGAAATCTGGTACCACCTGGCTAAAGGCCATCCTCTTCGCTCTTTTGAACCGTGCCAAGTACTCGAACTCTGACTCACAACGACGCCACCCTCTCCTAACCCAAAACTCCCACGAGCTCGTGCCCCACTTGGAGGACAAGCTCTATCTCGAGCAAGAAAATCCTGATCTCTCTGCTTTAG TCCCCAGGCTCTTCGCCACCCACTTGCCTTACTCCTCACTTCCCCAGTCGGTGAGCGACTCCAAGTGCAAGCTGGTTTACCTGGTTCGGAACGCTAAGGACACCTTCATCTCAATGTGGCACTTCCTCAACAAGATGAGGCCGGAAGAGAAGGGCCAGATTTCGATCCAGGAGTGCCTCGACAAGTTTTGTCGAGGGGTGAGCCGTTATGGGCCTTACTGGGATCATGTGCTGGGTTACCACAAAGCGAGCTTGGAGAAGCCAGAGAAGGTATTGTTCGTGACGTACGAACAGATGAAATTGGACCCGCATGCTCATGTGAGGAGGTTGGCCGATTTCGTGGGGTGTCCATTCAGCGAAGAAGAACTGAGAGACAGGACGGTGGAGGGTATACTGAGGATGTGTAGCTTCGACAATTTGAGAGCATTGGAGGTGAATAAGAGCGGGAAGCTGTGGAATGGAGTCGAGAGCAAGTGGTTCTTCAGGAGAGGCGAGGTTGGAGATTGGGTGAATTACATGAGTGCTGAGATGGGGGAGAGAATTGACGGTGTCGTGGACGAGAAGTTGCATGGTTCTGGTTTGAATCTTTGA